CAATCAGCTCATCACGACCCACATTGACCTTGGTCACCCGCAGCTTATCTGCATCTGGGTGCTGGGCACATTCCACAACTTCACCGATAATTACGCCGGAAAAATCCGCCGCTACCGGTTCAACACCATCCACTTCCAGACCAGCCATAGTGATCTGGTGGGCTAATTCTTCACGACTAACAGCAGGATTGACCCACTCACGTAGCCAGGATTCAGAAAATTTCATATCTATTTGGCTCCGTTATTTAAATTGCTTTAGGAAACGCAAGTCATTTTCAAAAAATGCCCGCAAATCATTAACGCCGTAGCGCAACATGGTGAGACGCTCAACGCCCATACCAAAAGCAAAACCGGAGTATTTCTCAGGATCAATACCAACACTGCGCAGCACATTTGGGTGTACCATGCCGCAACCCAGCACTTCCAGCCACTTGCCATTTTTGCCCATCACATCCACTTCGGCAGAAGGCTCTGTAAATGGGAAATAGGAAGGACGGAAACGCACCTGCAGATCTTCTTCAAAGAAGTTACGCAGGAAATCATGCAAAATGCCTTTCAATTCAGCAAAATTCACATGCTCGTCCACCAGCAGACCTTCTACCTGATGGAACATTGGGGTGTGGGTCATATCGTAGTCATTACGATATACCCGACCTGGAGAAATAATGCGCAGCGGGGGCTGTTCTTTCTCCATGGTGCGAATTTGCACACCCGATGTTTGAGTGCGCAGCATCAGTTTAGGGTTAAAATAAAAAGTATCATGATCCGCACGGGCTGGATGATGCTCAGGGATATTTAATGCATCAAAGTTGTGGAAATCATCTTCAATTTCCGGCCCTTGCTTTACAGTGAATCCCAATTCACCAAAGAAAGTTTCAATCCGTTCAATGGTTCGGGTCACAGGATGTAGACCGCCATTGCCAATTGTTCGGCCTGGCAGAGTCACATCAATTTTTTCCGCAACCAATTTGGCTTCCAGCTCTGCCGCTTTGAGGCCTTCAATGCGTTGGCTCAAACACTGCTGCACCTGCTGTTTTGCCAGATTCACTTTCTGGCCAAACGCCGGCTTTTCTGCCGGGCTCAGGGTGGCCATCAGTTTCATCATGTCGGTAATTTTACCTTTCTTTCCTAGGTAATCGACGCGGATTTCATCCAGCGCTTTGAGGTCGCTGGTCTGGTCGATCGCTGCCAAGGCTTGTTCTACGATCTCAGTTAACTGCTGCATCTTCTCTTCCACTACTTAACCATTTGATGAAAGTCAGGCTTTAATCAAAAGGTTTCGGTGTATGTCTAATATATGGTTGTTCCATTTCACCCAACTGCTATCCTATTCGCCTCTACCCCTTTAAGGGTAAGGGCTGCAGCGGGTCTCTCCTCCAGATAAAAAGAGTAAAAGTTTACGCGACACGCCCTCTTTTGACTAGGGTTAATTATGGCTTTTTGCCATTAAAATTCATGGAGTAAAGGCATTTTTTTGATTAATTCATGGTCAAGTTAGAAGTGGTTGACACCCATCGCCTTTTTTTTCAGCAATTCATTCATATTTCGGTAAATAATCTTGCTGACACACCACATGAATCGACATAAAAACTACCAAAATCACGCAAATAAAAACCAATTTAATACAAAAAATGCAGATGGCGTCGAAAAACCACAAAAAAACAACATTAGACAGTAATGTGCTTATCATCACAAAAATACCGTCAAACTAAGACTCTGTTTAGCTGGAAAATAAAAATCCCTATATTGAAAGAAAATCCACTGCAGCAAAAACAAACAAAACACGCTTTTGACATCGACATCACTAAACCAAAGTCACTGCACATTGACCGTGCCTTATTGGCATAATCAATCGCTAGGCATCAACCCAACCACACGGCTTAAAATCCTGAGATCAAAAAACAAATAACATATTAATACAATAAGTTAATCATTTTAAGTTACCACCTTAATAGGATAACAATCACCCATAAACAGGTTACAATAGTCGCGATAATGATAAAAAGAGGCGTTGCTGTGATAAGGACATCGGAAGGAAGTACGCTGATATCTCAACTACGTGGGTTACCGGCAACGATTAGCGCCACACAGCTGGTCATTGCCAGTATTCTGATCATCAGTACTCTCTGGGTCATGTTGGATTTACAGCAACAACAAGCCAGAGAGCAGCAGGAAACGCTGAATCGTAACTATGGACAATTGATCGTTACCCGACTTCATGAAGTGACAGCACAAATCTCCGCCCTAGTCATCTCCATTGCCAGTCTAGGCGAGGCAAATAGCCACCAGTCCGAGCAGCTTCAGCGTATTATTCCCATCATGCTGGATCTCGAAAGTCAAAAATCGTTAATTTCTGGTGGTGGACTCTGGCCAGAACCCGATGTTTTTCACCACGGAAAAAATAAAGACAGCCTGTTCTGGGCCAGAACGCCACAGGGCACATTACAACAATTGGACGATTACAACCAAAGTGATGCGCCAGCTTACCGCGACCAATACTGGTATCGGCCAGCACGACTCCTCCCCAGAGGGAAAGTGCTTTGGTCCAAATCCTATCGCGACCCTTTCACCCATGAGTCCATGATCACCGCCTCGGCGCCGCTGTGGCTGCAACACCGTTACATTGGTTCCGCTACCGTTGATATCAGTCTCAAGCAGTTAAATTCATTTATTCACAGTGGCAATGAAAAACAACGGGGCTACATCATGGTAGTCGATCAATTCGGGCAGCTATTATCAGCCCCGACAGCGTTAGAGCGCAGACTTGGTGGCACATTAACCTTGATGAACATACGCCATTTAAGCCATGAAATACCCGACTTCTCCCCGCTCACATCAGCCTTGCAGCAGAGTAATCAAACCCTCATTGAACTCGCCGCACAGCAGGACAGATATCAGCATGAACAGATCGCGCCGATTTTAGCTCCCCTTCCGGCAAACGAAGCACAACTCACCAGAGCAACGCTCAGTCACCTCGCTACAGGTTGGCCATCCGCCCCCTATCCATTGGCAAATATCAATTTAGCCAATGATCCGATACTCCATGAGCAATCCATGGTATCTGTTTTTTTGATGCCAGATACTTACTGGAAAGTCATTGTTGCAACGCCCTACTCAACATTTGGCGCTGGTGTGAAATCTTTAGTGGGCAAGATTGGAGCCTATCTCGTTGTCATCCAATTATTGGCATTAGCCCTACTCTTCTACATTCTGCACCGTTTTCTCATTAAACCACTCAGTACAATGGTCATGGCCCTACAACATAATCAGCCAGAGCAAATTGAAATTCTAGCCAGCGAACGCCACGATGAACTCGCAACCCTTGCACGGGCCTTTATCTCCCGTAATCGGCAACTGGAGACAACCATGGCCAGTTTAGATGCGACAAATCTCGCATTAGAACAACAACTAGCCGTTCAGGCGGATGCACAACTATCATTAAGCCAATATCGGGATCAACTCACAGCGTTAATCGAATCATCGGACAATCTGATTTTTATCAAAGACCCACAGGGGAAATATCTCTTAGTTAACGAGAAGTTTTGCCAATTATTAGGACGTGAACGCCAACGCATTATCGGTATGGACGATACGCAATTATTTCCACCAGAGCAGGCAGAAAAATATCGCGAACGCGATTTACGAACACTCCGCAGTGACAGCACTATCAGCTTCAATACAATATTTCACGGCCATCAGGGCAGTAGAGCACTGAGAATAACTAAATTCGTTATTCGCAATAGCCAAGATCAGATCTTAGGCATAGGTGCAATAGCATTTGATATCGCCCACCAGAATCGGGAAGTTGAACAGCTTAAACAACAATTGCAGCAGCAAAGCGACGAAAACGCCGTACTGAGCCATTCACTGGATAACATTTCAGCACAACTAGAAGCGGTAAAATTTACACTGAAACAACATAATGGACAACCGGGGCAACACGTAAATCAAAAGGTCATCGATTTTTCCAATCAGGTGCAACGGCAACTTCTCCAAAGTATATTGCACTATCTGCTGCAATTGCAGAATCACACCTTAGCCAGTTCTGACTCGGTCATCACGGCAGGTGTCACTATGGATAACATCACTAAGACCAACAATAAGCACAAAGATACAGAGACAATCAGGCACCTGACACGGATATTGGATCCGGCTAATGGCGCATCATTCAGTCAACAAGATATGCTCAGCCTGCTCAATGCCATCTCATCCCGAAGACAAATAGCAATCTCTTGGCAGGTAAAGGCCATCGCAGATTCACCATCCAAGCGTTCACTTCAGCATAACGCTTTTTTCCCCCAGCAATCTTGGGCTTTACTGCAATTGCTTTTCCAACTGGGTGCAGTTATCGCCGAGCAGCATCAGGAAACTAACGGTAAGCATATAAATAGCCAAATTAACGGTGATAAGACACCCTCAAATATTCAAGCTGTAAGCCAAGCAAGCAGTGAGCAAATATTGCCCATTACTTTGACAATGCACCATGCTAAGTCGGCTTTAGTATTAACAGGGTTGAGGCATAATGTTGATACGGATAAGCCCCAATGGCAGAGTTTGTGTCATTGGGCAAATCACTATTTACAATTCCAATTAGTGATTAATAAAGACGATTTATCAATCGACATACAATCAACGCTCATTTCTGCATAACCAGATACAACAAAGGGGAGCTTAACGCTCCCCTTTGTGAGTCATTTAAGACTTAGTGATGGACATCAACCAAATAATGCCCCG
This region of Shewanella sp. NFH-SH190041 genomic DNA includes:
- a CDS encoding PAS domain S-box protein, whose translation is MIRTSEGSTLISQLRGLPATISATQLVIASILIISTLWVMLDLQQQQAREQQETLNRNYGQLIVTRLHEVTAQISALVISIASLGEANSHQSEQLQRIIPIMLDLESQKSLISGGGLWPEPDVFHHGKNKDSLFWARTPQGTLQQLDDYNQSDAPAYRDQYWYRPARLLPRGKVLWSKSYRDPFTHESMITASAPLWLQHRYIGSATVDISLKQLNSFIHSGNEKQRGYIMVVDQFGQLLSAPTALERRLGGTLTLMNIRHLSHEIPDFSPLTSALQQSNQTLIELAAQQDRYQHEQIAPILAPLPANEAQLTRATLSHLATGWPSAPYPLANINLANDPILHEQSMVSVFLMPDTYWKVIVATPYSTFGAGVKSLVGKIGAYLVVIQLLALALLFYILHRFLIKPLSTMVMALQHNQPEQIEILASERHDELATLARAFISRNRQLETTMASLDATNLALEQQLAVQADAQLSLSQYRDQLTALIESSDNLIFIKDPQGKYLLVNEKFCQLLGRERQRIIGMDDTQLFPPEQAEKYRERDLRTLRSDSTISFNTIFHGHQGSRALRITKFVIRNSQDQILGIGAIAFDIAHQNREVEQLKQQLQQQSDENAVLSHSLDNISAQLEAVKFTLKQHNGQPGQHVNQKVIDFSNQVQRQLLQSILHYLLQLQNHTLASSDSVITAGVTMDNITKTNNKHKDTETIRHLTRILDPANGASFSQQDMLSLLNAISSRRQIAISWQVKAIADSPSKRSLQHNAFFPQQSWALLQLLFQLGAVIAEQHQETNGKHINSQINGDKTPSNIQAVSQASSEQILPITLTMHHAKSALVLTGLRHNVDTDKPQWQSLCHWANHYLQFQLVINKDDLSIDIQSTLISA
- the pheS gene encoding phenylalanine--tRNA ligase subunit alpha, with the translated sequence MQQLTEIVEQALAAIDQTSDLKALDEIRVDYLGKKGKITDMMKLMATLSPAEKPAFGQKVNLAKQQVQQCLSQRIEGLKAAELEAKLVAEKIDVTLPGRTIGNGGLHPVTRTIERIETFFGELGFTVKQGPEIEDDFHNFDALNIPEHHPARADHDTFYFNPKLMLRTQTSGVQIRTMEKEQPPLRIISPGRVYRNDYDMTHTPMFHQVEGLLVDEHVNFAELKGILHDFLRNFFEEDLQVRFRPSYFPFTEPSAEVDVMGKNGKWLEVLGCGMVHPNVLRSVGIDPEKYSGFAFGMGVERLTMLRYGVNDLRAFFENDLRFLKQFK